One part of the Palaemon carinicauda isolate YSFRI2023 chromosome 23, ASM3689809v2, whole genome shotgun sequence genome encodes these proteins:
- the LOC137617616 gene encoding fap1 adhesin-like — protein sequence MKLYTIEKDMIIQEASDKGSQSVKSVSLAGRQSVSQSCRQANSQSVLQVVSQSSQPVLQAVSQSVLHAGSQSVSLARRQSVSQSVSLAGSQSVSKAGRQSVIQSCRQSISQSVLQAGSQSVSLARRQSVKSVLHAGSQSSQSISQSVLQAGSQSVSLAGSQSSQSVLQAGKQSVSLAGSQSVLQVVSQSSQSVLQAVSQSVSQSVLQAGMSVRVCRQSVSQSVRQTGRQSVSQSVLQAGKQSVSLAGSQPVLQAGSQSVSQSVLHAGRHAVSQSVSLAGSQSVLQAGKQSVSLAGSQSVLQAGKQSVSLAGSQSVKSVSLAGSQSVSQSVLQAGSQSGLQAVSQSVEAGRQAVSQSVSLAGRQTVSQSCR from the coding sequence GTAGTCAGTCAGTCAAGTCAGTCAGTCTTGCAGgcaggcagtcagtcagtcagtcttgcagGCAGGCAAACAGTCAGTCAGTCTTGCAGGTAGTCAGTCAGTCAAGTCAGCCAGTCTTgcaggcagtcagtcagtcagtcttgcacgcaggcagtcagtcagtcagtcttgcacgcaggcagtcagtcagtcagtcagtcagtcttgcaggcagtcagtcagtcagtaaggCAGGCAGGCAGTCAGTCATTCAGTCTTGCAGGcagtcaatcagtcagtcagtcttgcaggcaggcagtcagtcagtcagtcttgcaCGCAGGCAGTCAGTCAAGTCAGTCTTGCACGCAGGCAGTCAGTCAagtcagtcaatcagtcagtcagtcttgcaggcaggcagtcagtcagtcagtcttgcagGAAGTCAGTCAAGTCAGTCAGTCTTGCAGGCAGGCAAACAGTCAGTCAGTCTTGCAGGTAGTCAGTCAGTCTTGCAGGTAGTCAGTCAGTCAAGTCAGTCAGTCTTgcaggcagtcagtcagtcagtcagtcagtcagtcttgcagGCAGGCATGTCAGTCAGGGTTTgcaggcagtcagtcagtcagtcagtaaggCAGACAGgcaggcagtcagtcagtcagtcagtcttgcagGCAGGCAAACAGTCAGTCAGTCTTGCAGGTAGTCAGCCAGTCTTGCAGgcaggcagtcagtcagtcagtcagtcagtcttgcaCGCAGGCAGGcatgcagtcagtcagtcagtcagtcttgcagGTAGTCAGTCAGTCTTGCAGGCAGGCAAACAGTCAGTCAGTCTTGCAGGTAGTCAGTCAGTCTTGCAGGCAGGCAAACAGTCAGTCAGTCTTGCAGGTAGTCAGTCAGTCAAGTCAGTCAGTCTTgcaggcagtcagtcagtcagtcagtcagtcttgcagGCAGGCAGTCAGTCAGGGTTgcaggcagtcagtcagtcagtagaggcaggcaggcaggcagtcagtcagtcagtcagtcttgcagGCAGGCAAACAGTCAGTCAGTCTTGCAGGTAG